The genomic interval CAGATGTCTACCTGAGTTATCACAAAGCATTGCCGTATTATAAGCTGATCCGTTTGGACTGGCCGGATAAGTTTCGTAAGCGTATTTGGCAACGATATTATATTTCTCTTCGGAATAAGGCAACTGGAACCGGCCTTCACCATGTGAAACCCAGACTCCTAATGTGCTTCCAGCCAGAGTGGAGAGCATTACCGAATTATTTTCCTGTAAGGTCAGCGAGGTGAAAATGCTCTCATGCTTGCCGCTTTCATTGTGCAGCATTTTTGGTTTTTCCTCGTGATCTTCGTTGATCAGCCCTAATTCAATAAAAAGCTGGCAGCCATTACACACTCCGACAGACAAAGTATCTTCTCTTTTAAAGAAATTCTCCAGTGCAATTTTTGCTTTTTCATTATATAGAAAAGCCCCTGCCCATCCCTTTGCTGAGCCCAATACATCGGAATTAGAGAAACCACCCACAGCGCCAATGAACTGAATATCTTCCAGCGTTTCGCGGCCTGAAATCAGATCGGTCATGTGTACATCTTTCACATCAAAACCCGCCAGATACATCGCATTGGCCAATTCCCTTTCAGAATTGCTGCCTTTTTCACGAAGCACTGCCGCCTTTGGCCTTGGTTTTGAGGCATCAATGACAGGTTTCTTCCCATCAAACTGTGCCGGGAAATTGTATTTCAGTGCATGATTTTTATAATTGTCAAAACGTTCTTTTGCTTTAATCGGTCCGCTCTGTTTCTGATCGAGTAAATATGAAGTTTTGAACCAGATATCACGCAGGGAATCTATATCAAACTGGTAGGTGTCAGAAGCATTTTTAACTTCCAGCCCTGCCGTTTGAGTCACAGTTCCAATCTTTTGGAATGTTACACCGTTGGAGGTCAAAACTGCTTCTGCTGTTTCATTCGCCTGAAATACCAGAGCAATATTCTCTGCAAAAAGCTTTTCAATAATATCCTGATCTCCCAATGCAGAAAGATCAACAGAAGCGCCAAGATCTCGGTCAGCAAAACACATTTCTAGTAAAGTCGTAATTAATCCGCCGCTTCCAATATCATGGCCTGCCTGGATTTCTCCTGCTTTAATCAATTCCTGAATCGTATTGAATGCTTTTTTAAACTGATCTGCATCCAGTATATCAGGTGTTTCCGTACCAATTTTATTCAGTACCTGCGCAAATGACGAGCCACCTAATTTGAACTGATCACCCGAAAGGTTGATATAATAAATTGCCCCGCCGTTTTTCTTAAGCACGGGTTCAACAACCGCAGTTATATCATCACAATGCCCGGCCGCCGAAATAATAACCGTTCCCGGTGCAATCACTTCCGCATCCTTATATTTCTGCTTCATGGAAAGAGAATCTTTTCCCGTTGGAATGTTGATTCCCAAACTGATAGCAAATTCAGAACAGGCTTTTACGGCTTTATATAAACGTGCATCTTCGCCTTCGTTTTTACATGCCCACATCCAGTTGGCAGAAAGCGAAACACTTGCCAATCCATCTTTCAACGGTGCCCAAACAATATTGGAAAGTGATTCGGCAATGGCATTACGGCTTCCCGCAGCAGGATTGATCAAGGCAGAAAGTGGTGCGTGACCAATTGATGTAGCGATTCCGTCTTTTCCCTGAAAATCCAGCGCCATTACACCCACATTATTTAAGGGCAATTGAAGCGGTCCCGCACATTGCTGTTTGGCAACATGGCCACCTACACAACGGTCAACTTTATTGGTAAGCCAGTCTTTACTTGCTACTGCTTCCAGTTGCAGAAGCTGTTCGAGGTAATCGTTCAGTTTCGCAATGTCATAGTTTACAGGTTGATATGCCCGTTCAACGGTTTTGTCATGCATCAGCACTTTTGGAGAACTGCCAAACATATCGTCCATTTCCAGATCCATTGGTTTGGCCCCGGTGTTAGCAGATTCGAAAGTAAAGCGGTGATCACCAGTTACGTCACCCACAGTATACATGGGTGCTCTTTCACGTTCCGCAATTTTCTGCAATATTTCCAGGTTTTCCTTATTGATTACCAATCCCATACGTTCCTGGGATTCGTTACCAATAATTTCTTTTGCCGAAAGCGTTGGATCACCAACAGGTAATTTATCTAAATCAATTTTGCCACCGGTTTCTTCCACCAGTTCCGACAAACAGTTCAAATGCCCGCCTGCACCGTGGTCATGGATTGAAATAATGGTGTTGTTATCACTCTCCACCATACCGCGAACGGCGTTGGCAACTCGTTTCTGCATTTCTGGATTGGAGCGCTGGATGGCATTCAGTTCAATTCCTGAGCCAAAAGCACCCGTATCCGATGAAGAAACTGCTGCCCCTCCCATCCCGATACGGTAATTTTCACCACCCAGTACAACGATTTTATCACCGGGTTCTGGTTTTTCTTTCTGTGCCTGATCAGCCTTTCCGTATCCTATCCCGCCAGCCTGCATAATTACCTTATCGTAACCAAGCTTCCGGCCATCTTCTTCGTGCTCAAAAGTCAGCAAAGAACCAACAATAAGTGGCTGACCAAATTTATTTCCAAAATCCGTAGCGCCATTAGAAGCCTTGATCAGGATATCCATGGGCGTCTGGTAAAGCCATTTTCTTTCTTCAACGCCTTTTTCCCAGGGACGATTATCTTCCAACCGGGAAAGTGCAGTCATATAAACCGCTGTTCCGGCCAATGGAAGTGAACCTTGTCCGCCTGCAAGCCTGTCGCGTATCTCTCCTCCCGAACCTGTCGCTGCACCATTGAATGGCTCAACTATAGTAGGGAAATTGTGTGTTTCTGCTTTCAGGGAAATTACTGATTCGAAATCTTTTATCTCATAATATTCCGGCACATCAGGCCTTTTCGGCGCAAATTGCTGAACAACAGGACCTTTTACAAAAGCCACATTATCCTTATACGCTGAAACAATTCCATTGGGGTTTGTCTCCGAAGTTTTACGGATCAGTTTGAAAAGTGAAACCGGTTGTTCCTCACCATCAATAACAAATGTACCATTGAATATTTTGTGACGACAATGTTCCGAATTCACCTGAGAAAAACCAAATACCTCTGAATCAGTAAGTTTCCTGTCCAGCTTTTCAGCAAGTTTATTCAGATAATCAACTTCCTCATTGCTCAGGGAAAGGCCTTCCTGCTTGTTATATTCAGCTATATCAGCCACTTCCTGAATAGATTCGGGAGCGATGCTGATGGTATAAGTATGCTGGTTCAGCTCATTGAATTTCTGTGAAAGCATAGGGTCGAAGCCGGAAAAATCTGCTTCAACGCGCTTGAATTCCTCAATCCTGACAATGCCGTGAATATCCATATTCTGGGTTATTTCAACGGCATTGGTGCTCCATGGTGTTATCATGGCCGCCCGCGGACCAACAAAAAAGTCATTCAGTACAGTTTCCTGGCTGAGTTTTGCTCCGGCAAAAAGCCATTCTAATTTTGAAGTATCTGTGATTGTGAGTGTTCGCTCTATCTGAACAGCAAAAACTGTGTTGTGATCGTCGGTGAAGAAATAAATCATAGTTTCGTTTTATGGTGCAAAGGTAATTTATTTAATTTTTTATCCCTTGTTAAAACGGGTAATATCCTGTCGATACAGCATAATTTTTGGATAAGCACAATCATTGGATTCAAATTTAGGAACAGAACACACCCGAAATCCGGTTGATACAGTATTATTTAACAAGGATGAAAGTCAGTATTGGGTTCACTTTGACATATATTATTTAATATTACTGCCGCTATCAGTTGTTAAAATGAATTTGAATACTATTTCGGGCGATAATCCGCAGTTATCCGTAACTGATTTTGGAGAGAATTTTATTTGGGGAACGGCCACCGCAGCTTATCAGATTGAAGGTGCTGTAAATGATGACGGACGCGGGCCATCTATCTGGGACACATTTTCTAAAAAGCCCGGAAAAATCAAAAACAATGACCATGCTGACGTTGCCTGTGACTTTTATAACCTGTATGAATCAGATCTCGAACTGGTCAAAAAATTAGGTTTCACTGATTTCCGTTTTTCTGTTTCGTGGTCACGAATTCTTCCGGATGGAACGGGACAGAAAAACCAAAAGGGAATTGATTTTTATAACAGGCTGATCGACAAATGCCTGGAAATGAAAATAACGCCATGGATCACGTTGTATCACTGGGATTTACCACAGGCACTTGAAAACCGCGGAGGCTGGAAAAACCGTGATATTATAAACTGGTTTAGTGATTACACAAAGCTTTGTACACTTGAATTCGGCGACCGCGTCCGTAACTGGATCGTGCTGAATGAACCTATGGCAGTTGCAGGGCTGGGTTACACAACAGGCCTGCATGCTCCCGGTAAAAAAGGTATCTGGAATTTTTTACCAGTTGTTCATCATCTTGCCATGTGCCAGGCAGAAGGCGGTCGGATCATCCGTAACCATGTTCCTGATGCCTATATCGGAACGGCACTATCCTGCTCGTTTGTAAAACCATTTACCCGGAATCCAAAAGATATTCTGGCCGCGAAAAGAGCCGATGCAGTTATGAACAGGCTTTTTATAGAACCGGTGCTGGGTCTTGGCTATCCGACAGATGCATTTCCATTTCTTTCGGGTATCCAAAAATATATGTTGCCAGGAGATGATAAAAAACTGGAATTCGATTTTGATTTTATCGGCCTGCAGAATTATTTCAGCGTTGTTGTCCGGCACTCGTACCTGGCTCCTGTTTTGTGGCTAAAAGAAGTACCTGCAAGAAAACGTAACGTCCCCATTACTGCAATGGGCTGGGAAATTGATCCTGATGGAATGTACGAAATACTGAAACAGTTTTCTGATTATGAAGGCATTAGAGATATTATTATTTCGGAAAATGGCGCTTGTTTTACTGATGTCCATACCGATGAGCAGGTGAATGATGTGGAAAGAATCAATTTCTTTCAGCAATATCTCCGGAGTATTTTGAAAGCAAAAAATGATGGCATGCAGGTTAAAGGTTACCTCGTCTGGTCACTTACCGATAATTTTGAATGGGCGGAAGGTTACAATGCACGGTTTGGCTTGGTTCATGTTGATTTTAAAACCCAAAAACGCACCATTAAAAATTCCGGAAAATGGTTTTCAGATTTTTTGAGAATTGAAAAGGATGTAATCAAATAATGACAACATTATCCGCCCGGTTCATTTCCGGAAGCCAAAACCGTAAGCTGGTTTATATTTTTCAAAATCGTCGTTCTATCTGCCACAGAGTTGGTAAGGCTTAATGCCGTTTCGAAGTATTGCAATGCTTTCAGATTATCAATGTCTGTGTACAAATTTCCTAGCAGAGAGTAATAAAAATGATTGTTCGTGAGATTTAGCTTCTCTGCCTCAACAATGGCCTGCTCCTTCCCATTGGTTTTAGCCAATGCGAAAGTACGGTTCAGGGCAGCGATCGGTGAATATTCCAGGATGAGCAGGCTGTTGTAAAGCTGTAAAATGCTCTCCCATTTTTCAATGCTGTCTTCTTTATGAGTATGCCAATATGCGATCCCCGCTTCCAGATGGTATTTTGAAATTATATTCCCGGTTGATGACCGGTTCAAATAGTATTCTCCTTTGCTGATCAAATCTTTGTTCCAAAGTGTTTCGTCCTGATCTTCATATAGGATCGCTTCACCATTTTGGGTAGTCCTGGCATCGAATCTTGACGAGTGAAAGCACATTAACGCAAGCAACGCATTGACGGCAGGTTTGTTCGTTGTATCATTTTCAATCAGCATGTAAGTGAGCCGCATCGCTTCTGCACACAGGTCTTTGCGCAGCACAATATTTTGGGATAAGGAATAATATCCTTCCGAAAACAGCAGATACAGTGTTGTAAGTACAGTGTCCAGCCGGTCGTTGATCTCTGTATGGGTTGGCTGTTCGATCCTGATATTTTCCGTTTTCAGTTTTTCCCTTGCCCGGTTAATTCTTTTATATACGACTTCTTTATTGGTTAAAAAAGCGTCCGCAATTTCCTGAATGCCAAAACCGCAAAGCAGGTTCAATGCAAGCGCAATTTGCGATTCGCTGGAAATGACGGGATTACAAACTGTAAAAATCATGGCCAATTGGCTATCGGCAATATTTTTACCTGACAGATCAATTTCAATTTCCTCGGTTTTGTTTGCCGTATATCTTAATTCAGTTGAAAGCTTTTTTTCAAAAAGTGAGTTACGTTTTAAGTAGTTTTTGGTTTTATTTTTAGCAACCGTATAAAGCCAGGCAGTCGGGTTTTCGGGCAATCCTT from Dyadobacter sp. NIV53 carries:
- a CDS encoding RNA polymerase sigma factor, whose protein sequence is MEEKELLPHLSRTEYRKIVGVLCYLFGIEHIEIAEDIVSDTFLSATESWGQKGLPENPTAWLYTVAKNKTKNYLKRNSLFEKKLSTELRYTANKTEEIEIDLSGKNIADSQLAMIFTVCNPVISSESQIALALNLLCGFGIQEIADAFLTNKEVVYKRINRAREKLKTENIRIEQPTHTEINDRLDTVLTTLYLLFSEGYYSLSQNIVLRKDLCAEAMRLTYMLIENDTTNKPAVNALLALMCFHSSRFDARTTQNGEAILYEDQDETLWNKDLISKGEYYLNRSSTGNIISKYHLEAGIAYWHTHKEDSIEKWESILQLYNSLLILEYSPIAALNRTFALAKTNGKEQAIVEAEKLNLTNNHFYYSLLGNLYTDIDNLKALQYFETALSLTNSVADRTTILKNINQLTVLASGNEPGG
- a CDS encoding GH1 family beta-glucosidase, encoding MNLNTISGDNPQLSVTDFGENFIWGTATAAYQIEGAVNDDGRGPSIWDTFSKKPGKIKNNDHADVACDFYNLYESDLELVKKLGFTDFRFSVSWSRILPDGTGQKNQKGIDFYNRLIDKCLEMKITPWITLYHWDLPQALENRGGWKNRDIINWFSDYTKLCTLEFGDRVRNWIVLNEPMAVAGLGYTTGLHAPGKKGIWNFLPVVHHLAMCQAEGGRIIRNHVPDAYIGTALSCSFVKPFTRNPKDILAAKRADAVMNRLFIEPVLGLGYPTDAFPFLSGIQKYMLPGDDKKLEFDFDFIGLQNYFSVVVRHSYLAPVLWLKEVPARKRNVPITAMGWEIDPDGMYEILKQFSDYEGIRDIIISENGACFTDVHTDEQVNDVERINFFQQYLRSILKAKNDGMQVKGYLVWSLTDNFEWAEGYNARFGLVHVDFKTQKRTIKNSGKWFSDFLRIEKDVIK
- the purL gene encoding phosphoribosylformylglycinamidine synthase; the protein is MIYFFTDDHNTVFAVQIERTLTITDTSKLEWLFAGAKLSQETVLNDFFVGPRAAMITPWSTNAVEITQNMDIHGIVRIEEFKRVEADFSGFDPMLSQKFNELNQHTYTISIAPESIQEVADIAEYNKQEGLSLSNEEVDYLNKLAEKLDRKLTDSEVFGFSQVNSEHCRHKIFNGTFVIDGEEQPVSLFKLIRKTSETNPNGIVSAYKDNVAFVKGPVVQQFAPKRPDVPEYYEIKDFESVISLKAETHNFPTIVEPFNGAATGSGGEIRDRLAGGQGSLPLAGTAVYMTALSRLEDNRPWEKGVEERKWLYQTPMDILIKASNGATDFGNKFGQPLIVGSLLTFEHEEDGRKLGYDKVIMQAGGIGYGKADQAQKEKPEPGDKIVVLGGENYRIGMGGAAVSSSDTGAFGSGIELNAIQRSNPEMQKRVANAVRGMVESDNNTIISIHDHGAGGHLNCLSELVEETGGKIDLDKLPVGDPTLSAKEIIGNESQERMGLVINKENLEILQKIAERERAPMYTVGDVTGDHRFTFESANTGAKPMDLEMDDMFGSSPKVLMHDKTVERAYQPVNYDIAKLNDYLEQLLQLEAVASKDWLTNKVDRCVGGHVAKQQCAGPLQLPLNNVGVMALDFQGKDGIATSIGHAPLSALINPAAGSRNAIAESLSNIVWAPLKDGLASVSLSANWMWACKNEGEDARLYKAVKACSEFAISLGINIPTGKDSLSMKQKYKDAEVIAPGTVIISAAGHCDDITAVVEPVLKKNGGAIYYINLSGDQFKLGGSSFAQVLNKIGTETPDILDADQFKKAFNTIQELIKAGEIQAGHDIGSGGLITTLLEMCFADRDLGASVDLSALGDQDIIEKLFAENIALVFQANETAEAVLTSNGVTFQKIGTVTQTAGLEVKNASDTYQFDIDSLRDIWFKTSYLLDQKQSGPIKAKERFDNYKNHALKYNFPAQFDGKKPVIDASKPRPKAAVLREKGSNSERELANAMYLAGFDVKDVHMTDLISGRETLEDIQFIGAVGGFSNSDVLGSAKGWAGAFLYNEKAKIALENFFKREDTLSVGVCNGCQLFIELGLINEDHEEKPKMLHNESGKHESIFTSLTLQENNSVMLSTLAGSTLGVWVSHGEGRFQLPYSEEKYNIVAKYAYETYPASPNGSAYNTAMLCDNSGRHLVMMPHIERSLFQWHWANYPDGRKDEVSPWIEAFVNARKWVESHH